One window of Petroclostridium xylanilyticum genomic DNA carries:
- a CDS encoding response regulator — protein MMYKLILVDDEEEVRKGILQKIEWAKYGFEIAGEAENGREALEIAEKTMPDVVITDIKMPFMDGIKLAEQLREKFPTTKIVILTGFDEFEYAQKAIKLNVVEYVLKPVSSHEMIEILVKVKSQIDKEIAEKEDMQALREHYRKSLPVLKEKFLTSLITSKLGKAEIKEKSQSYNINLNGNGFVASIVSIDYHTVNSESTAFNMPEDKGLLNFAVLNISDEIVNKYNLGTVFLHNDHIVIITVCEEDDSDTVMNKTLSALEEIRQSIEKFLKFTVTIGVGTVCNDIVFIKYSYQNAVLALDYRLVYGNNRIIWIEDVEPRCVDKIEFDELKEHALTSCIKVGTAKEITETIDSLFEEITDVKASFKDYQIYLLEMLTTVLKAAKGSNVDMADVFGPNYNLFVELYKFNDIEAVKDWLTGICIKIMSYISKDRQDTCKLLAEKAKEYAQSHYHESDITINKVCKCLHISPAYFSSIFKKETKMTFMNYLLQIRMEAAKELLRTTNMKTFEIAERVGYSEPNYFSYCFKKYLGISPTEYRNSF, from the coding sequence ATGATGTACAAATTAATTCTTGTAGATGATGAAGAAGAAGTAAGAAAAGGTATTCTTCAGAAGATTGAATGGGCGAAGTATGGCTTCGAGATTGCAGGAGAAGCCGAAAACGGCAGGGAGGCATTGGAAATTGCCGAAAAAACCATGCCGGACGTTGTGATAACCGACATAAAAATGCCTTTTATGGATGGGATAAAATTGGCCGAACAGTTGCGCGAAAAGTTTCCTACTACCAAAATTGTCATATTGACCGGTTTTGATGAATTTGAATATGCTCAGAAGGCTATTAAGCTAAATGTAGTGGAATATGTGCTAAAACCTGTTTCATCCCATGAAATGATAGAAATACTCGTAAAGGTTAAATCCCAAATCGACAAAGAGATAGCCGAAAAAGAAGATATGCAGGCTTTAAGGGAACATTACAGGAAAAGCTTGCCTGTCTTAAAAGAAAAATTCCTGACTTCACTCATTACAAGCAAACTGGGAAAAGCTGAAATTAAAGAAAAGTCACAAAGCTACAATATCAATTTAAATGGAAATGGTTTTGTTGCATCCATTGTGAGTATTGACTACCATACTGTCAATTCTGAGTCTACGGCTTTTAATATGCCGGAAGATAAAGGGCTTTTAAATTTTGCCGTATTGAACATCAGCGATGAAATTGTTAATAAATATAACCTGGGGACGGTATTTTTACACAATGACCATATTGTCATTATAACCGTTTGTGAGGAAGATGACAGTGATACTGTCATGAATAAAACCCTTTCCGCTCTTGAAGAGATACGGCAGAGTATCGAAAAATTCCTGAAATTCACGGTAACAATTGGCGTAGGCACGGTCTGCAACGATATTGTTTTTATAAAATATTCCTATCAAAATGCTGTATTGGCTCTTGATTACAGGCTAGTTTACGGAAATAACAGGATCATCTGGATAGAGGATGTCGAGCCCCGGTGTGTGGATAAGATAGAGTTTGACGAACTTAAAGAGCACGCGCTTACCAGTTGTATAAAAGTAGGCACAGCTAAGGAAATTACCGAAACTATCGATAGTTTGTTTGAAGAAATTACTGACGTTAAAGCTTCCTTCAAAGATTACCAGATATATCTGCTGGAAATGTTGACAACCGTTCTTAAGGCCGCCAAGGGTTCCAATGTCGATATGGCAGATGTCTTCGGACCAAATTACAATCTGTTTGTTGAACTGTATAAATTTAATGATATTGAGGCGGTCAAGGATTGGCTTACAGGAATCTGTATCAAAATAATGAGCTATATTTCTAAAGACAGACAGGATACATGCAAGCTTCTGGCAGAAAAGGCGAAAGAATACGCACAAAGCCATTATCATGAAAGTGATATCACCATTAACAAGGTTTGCAAATGCCTGCACATCAGTCCTGCTTACTTTAGTTCCATATTCAAGAAGGAAACCAAAATGACATTTATGAACTACCTTTTGCAAATAAGGATGGAGGCTGCGAAAGAGCTGTTAAGGACAACCAACATGAAGACTTTCGAAATTGCCGAAAGGGTGGGATATTCAGAACCGAACTACTTTAGCTACTGTTTTAAAAAGTACTTGGGTATTTCTCCTACCGAATACAGGAACAGCTTTTAG
- a CDS encoding substrate-binding domain-containing protein has translation MGKRIKLLAICVLLTSVSILSGCSENVNLDNTQKKKNIALIVKMKNGDYWKTVKMGAEVAAREFDVNVDFNAPDDEEDIEGQIRLVNEALEKKVGALILAASDYKALAEVTEKAYNQKIPVIIIDAEVNTDRIHSFIGTDNRDAGIKAGEKLVELAGTDSRIAIMSFVKGTGNAEQREEGLMSVISKYPQIKVVAKEYSLSDTKLANQLTKKIISEKGEIDAIVALNAISSIGVAQAIYEMNLAGRVKVITFDSTPEEIEFIEKEVIQATIIQNPFSMGYLGVKYAVEAMEGKKIPKRIDTGSKAIDKNNMYLPANQKLVFPFVK, from the coding sequence ATGGGTAAAAGAATCAAGTTGCTTGCTATTTGTGTTCTTTTAACAAGCGTATCCATTTTGAGCGGATGTTCCGAAAATGTAAATCTGGATAATACTCAAAAAAAGAAAAATATTGCCCTTATTGTAAAAATGAAAAACGGAGATTACTGGAAGACTGTAAAAATGGGGGCGGAGGTGGCGGCACGGGAGTTTGATGTCAATGTGGATTTTAATGCTCCCGATGATGAAGAGGATATAGAAGGACAGATAAGGCTTGTAAATGAAGCACTTGAGAAAAAAGTGGGTGCATTGATACTGGCAGCAAGTGATTATAAAGCACTTGCTGAGGTAACCGAAAAGGCATACAACCAAAAAATTCCTGTCATTATCATAGATGCCGAAGTCAACACGGATAGGATTCATAGCTTTATAGGGACAGATAACCGGGATGCAGGCATAAAAGCAGGAGAAAAACTTGTTGAACTTGCCGGGACAGACTCCAGGATAGCAATTATGAGCTTTGTAAAGGGGACGGGAAATGCCGAACAAAGGGAAGAAGGCCTGATGAGTGTAATTTCAAAATACCCCCAGATAAAAGTTGTGGCAAAAGAATACAGTCTTTCTGATACAAAACTTGCCAACCAGCTTACTAAAAAAATTATTTCAGAAAAGGGCGAAATAGATGCAATAGTTGCATTAAATGCCATATCATCTATTGGTGTGGCGCAAGCAATTTATGAGATGAATCTGGCAGGAAGGGTCAAGGTAATTACCTTTGACAGTACTCCTGAAGAAATTGAATTTATAGAGAAAGAAGTAATACAGGCTACAATTATACAGAATCCTTTCAGCATGGGCTACCTGGGCGTGAAATATGCGGTTGAAGCAATGGAAGGGAAAAAAATTCCCAAGCGTATCGACACAGGTTCAAAAGCAATCGATAAAAACAATATGTATTTACCGGCAAATCAAAAGCTGGTATTTCCCTTTGTAAAATAA
- a CDS encoding cache domain-containing sensor histidine kinase — translation MKNKVTAYIKNIFAILVNSLKIKSIQFTITTSFVLITILAMLFVGITLYNKFSNTAEQNASINTRQIIEQVHLNMDYYLKSMIQISNSAGNLLNTDQDVPNYKLLDQMNVILNTREDIVTLAIFSNQGDLVIAAPFFRLKNKIDLTGQDWFKAAVEKPQELFFSSPHVQNLFEGQHNWVVSLSRQITFNAKGQKMNGVLLVDMNFRAIDQLCQMVSLGKKGYIYIIDSNGNIVYHPQQQLIYLGLKNENNTEVVKYADGSYLEELSGGKRLITVKTVNYTGWKIVGISYMDEIVATKKEISNFVKWILFFGFFFVIFISALVSAKISQPVKRLEKSMKMVEEGNFDINIDVRGGDEVVELSRAFNLMIARIRYLMNQIVLEQEAKRKSELNALQAQINPHFLYNTLDSIVWMAENGKSQDVITMVTALAKLFRISISRGKNIITVQEELEHARNYLIIQKIRYKNKFKFEIEAQEEALRCKTLKLILQPIIENSIYHGIEYMVDEGFIKISAAIVDDRLLYEIRDNGLGMKPEVLEKILEYQPENRQGSGVGVKNVNERIQLCFGREYGLRIESELEAGTTVKIWLPLVKEE, via the coding sequence TTGAAAAACAAGGTAACCGCATATATAAAGAATATCTTTGCAATACTGGTTAATAGTTTAAAGATTAAAAGCATACAGTTTACCATTACGACATCTTTTGTACTTATTACAATTCTGGCTATGCTATTTGTCGGAATTACTCTTTATAATAAATTTTCCAACACAGCAGAACAAAACGCTTCCATAAATACCCGGCAAATCATAGAACAGGTTCATTTAAACATGGATTATTATCTTAAGAGCATGATACAGATATCTAATTCAGCAGGCAACCTGTTAAATACAGACCAGGATGTGCCTAATTATAAACTTTTAGATCAAATGAATGTAATTCTTAACACGAGGGAAGATATTGTTACTCTAGCTATATTTTCTAATCAGGGGGATCTTGTTATAGCAGCGCCATTTTTCAGGCTGAAAAATAAAATCGATTTAACCGGACAGGACTGGTTTAAGGCAGCTGTAGAAAAACCTCAAGAGCTTTTTTTTTCTTCACCCCATGTCCAAAACCTGTTTGAAGGGCAGCATAACTGGGTGGTGTCGTTAAGCAGGCAGATTACTTTTAACGCAAAAGGTCAAAAGATGAATGGGGTATTGCTGGTAGATATGAACTTTCGTGCAATAGACCAGCTATGCCAGATGGTAAGCCTCGGGAAAAAAGGTTACATTTACATAATTGATTCAAACGGCAACATTGTTTACCACCCGCAGCAGCAGTTAATCTATCTGGGCTTGAAGAATGAGAATAATACTGAAGTGGTAAAATATGCCGATGGAAGTTATTTGGAAGAATTAAGCGGAGGAAAAAGATTAATAACGGTAAAAACTGTAAACTATACCGGGTGGAAGATAGTAGGAATATCGTATATGGATGAGATAGTGGCGACAAAAAAAGAAATAAGCAACTTTGTGAAATGGATTTTATTTTTTGGTTTCTTTTTTGTAATCTTTATTTCCGCACTTGTTTCCGCAAAAATATCTCAGCCTGTAAAGCGACTGGAGAAATCCATGAAAATGGTTGAAGAAGGCAATTTTGATATCAATATTGATGTCCGGGGAGGGGATGAAGTAGTAGAGCTATCCAGGGCATTTAATCTAATGATTGCCAGAATAAGGTATCTTATGAATCAAATAGTCCTTGAACAGGAAGCAAAGAGAAAAAGTGAACTGAATGCCCTTCAGGCTCAAATCAATCCCCATTTTTTATACAATACGTTAGACTCAATTGTGTGGATGGCGGAAAACGGAAAAAGCCAGGATGTTATTACCATGGTTACGGCATTGGCCAAGTTGTTCAGAATCAGCATAAGCAGGGGCAAAAACATCATTACTGTGCAGGAAGAGCTTGAACATGCACGAAATTATTTGATTATCCAGAAGATAAGGTACAAAAACAAATTTAAATTTGAAATAGAAGCGCAGGAAGAGGCCCTTCGATGTAAAACATTAAAGCTGATTTTACAGCCCATCATTGAGAATTCTATATATCACGGTATTGAGTATATGGTGGATGAAGGTTTTATCAAAATTTCTGCAGCTATTGTTGACGATAGACTGCTGTATGAGATACGTGACAATGGACTGGGCATGAAGCCGGAAGTTTTGGAAAAGATACTTGAATACCAGCCAGAAAACAGGCAGGGTTCGGGCGTTGGCGTGAAAAATGTAAATGAAAGGATACAGTTGTGTTTTGGCAGGGAGTATGGGCTTCGAATTGAAAGTGAATTGGAGGCAGGGACCACTGTAAAGATATGGTTGCCTCTTGTGAAGGAGGAATAA